In Candidatus Nezhaarchaeales archaeon, a single window of DNA contains:
- a CDS encoding TRAM domain-containing protein, with protein sequence MNVGEEHEVDIAEVSRKGDGLAKIQGLVIFVPGAKPGQHVKIRITRVGGRFAVGEVIQ encoded by the coding sequence GTGAACGTAGGCGAAGAACACGAAGTCGATATAGCCGAAGTTAGTAGAAAGGGTGATGGACTAGCTAAGATCCAAGGATTAGTAATCTTCGTACCCGGGGCTAAACCGGGGCAGCACGTAAAGATTAGGATTACGAGGGTTGGAGGCCGCTTCGCCGTTGGTGAGGTCATTCAATAA